In Mus musculus strain C57BL/6J chromosome 14, GRCm38.p6 C57BL/6J, the following are encoded in one genomic region:
- the Phyhip gene encoding phytanoyl-CoA hydroxylase-interacting protein isoform X1 produces MELLSTPHSIEINNITCDSFRISWAMEDSDLERVTHYFIDLNKKENKNSNKFKHRDVPTKLVAKAVPLPMTVRGHWFLSPRTEYSVAVQTAVKQSDGEYLVSGWSETVEFCTGDYAKEHLAQLQEKAEQIAGRMLRFSVFYRNHHKEYFQHARTHCGNVLQPYLKDNSGSHGSPTSGMLHGVFFSCNTEFNTGQPPQDSPYGRWRFQIPAQRLFNPSTNLYFADFYCMYTAYHYAILVLAPKGSLGDRFCRDRLPLLDIACNKFLTCSVEDGELIFRHAQDLILEIIYTEPVDLSLGTLGEISGHQLMSLSTADAKKDPSCKTCNISVGR; encoded by the exons ATGGAGCTTCTGTCTACCCCCCACAGCATCGAGATCAACAATATCACCTGTGACTCTTTCCGTATCTCCTGGGCCATGGAGGACAGTGACCTGGAGAGGGTCACCCATTATTTTATTGACCTGAACAAGAAGGAGAATAAGAATTCCAACAAGTTCAAGCACCGA GATGTCCCCACCAAGCTTGTGGCCAAGGCCGTGCCTCTGCCCATGACGGTGAGAGGCCACTGGTTCCTGAGTCCCCGGACAGAGTACAGTGTGGCAGTGCAGACTGCGGTGAAGCAGAGTGATGGAGAGTACCTGGTGTCTGGCTGGAGTGAGACTGTGGAGTTCTGCACTGGGG ACTATGCCAAGGAACACCTTGCCCAGCTGCAGGAGAAGGCTGAGCAGATCGCTGGCCGCATGCTCCGCTTCTCTGTGTTCTACCGCAACCATCACAAGGAGTACTTCCAGCATGCCAG GACCCACTGTGGGAACGTACTGCAGCCTTACCTGAAGGACAACAGCGGTAGCCACGGCTCCCCCACCAGCGGCATGCTGCACGGGGTCTTCTTCAGCTGCAACACGGAGTTCAACACAGGCCAGCCCCCGCAGGACTCCCCTTACGGCCGCTGGCGCTTCCAGATCCCTGCCCAGCGCCTCTTCAACCCCAGCACCAACCTCTACTTTGCGGACTTCTACTGTATGTACACAGCCTACCACTATGCCATCTTGGTGCTGGCACCCAAAGGCTCCCTGGGGGACCGCTTCTGTCGTGACCGGCTGCCCCTCCTGGACATTGCCTGCAACAAGTTCCTGACCTGCAGTGTGGAGGATGGAGAGCTGATCTTCCGCCACGCTCAGGACCTCATCTTGGAGATCATCTACACCGAGCCTGTCGACCTGTCCCTGGGCACCCTGGGAGAGATCAGCGGGCACCAGCTCATGAGCCTGTCCACTGCTGACGCCAAGAAAGATCCCAGCTGCAAGACCTGCAACATCAGCGTGGGCCGCTAG